A window of Castanea sativa cultivar Marrone di Chiusa Pesio chromosome 1, ASM4071231v1 contains these coding sequences:
- the LOC142622288 gene encoding mediator of RNA polymerase II transcription subunit 31-like isoform X1 has protein sequence MASNAESEDTAISTSPRSLYKDPDDGRQRFLLELEFVQCLANPTYIHYLAQNRYFEDEAFIGYLRYLQYWQRPEYAKFIMYPHCLYFLELLQNANFRNSMAHPGNKELVHRQQFYFWKNFKNNRLKHIVSKSQLQAAAATPASVSPPSTPPTTIAVTAPIDPPESSIAVTSSATATVQEISSGVDR, from the exons GGACACAGCTATTTCAACCTC GCCAAGAAGCTTGTATAAAGATCCTGATGATGGGAGGCAGAGATTTTTGCTTGAACTTGAATTTGTCCAGTGTCTAGCTAATCCTACTTACATACACT ATTTGGCTCAAAATCGCTATTTTGAGGATGAAGCTTTTATTGGCTACTTGAGATACCTTCAGTACTGGCAACGACCAGAGTATGCAAAATTTATAAT GTATCCACATTGCCTGTACTTTCTCGAACTTCTCCAAAATGCAAACTTCCGCAATTCAATGGCACATCCAGGCAACAAG GAGTTGGTGCATAGGCAGCAATTCTACTTCTGGAAGAACTTTAAGAACAACAGGCTGAAACACATTGTATCAAAGTCTCAACTTCAAGCTGCTGCTGCAACTCCAGCTTCTGTTTCTCCACCATCCACACCACCTACAACCATTGCTGTTACTGCTCCTATTGATCCTCCTGAATCATCCATTGCTGTTACATCCAGCGCAACTGCTACGGTACAGGAGATAAGTAGTGGGGTGGATAGATAG
- the LOC142621381 gene encoding putative receptor-like protein kinase At1g11050, which produces MKNLVANSGLLLLSFLLCSVSLLTSADSNTSATCPMDLSYVLRIPWNQSLCQKLKPAETINVTSAENITMTASCCQTLLSLFAIGLAQRLKETSLFNLPDLPTSISCLNDLQSNITALSLPTTLVSSCLDPLQFVISPNVCAHIETTKDWVNKLGPTTALDSGCKSDLTDLTSCAACVSAGYQVQKELIAIDGNTSQPKALDCFYLAVLYAAGIVNEYGPESYGVLTCPLGLELNSEEGSGGKGHSGLVFGLTGAGVAVAVMFCLLGMYFWYDRRWRRKKGEGSNLRYGHDLEEQGSKLRVRPNTGSIWYKIEELEKATDNFSQKNFIGQGGFGMVFKGALVDGTVVAVKKVVESDFQGDAEFCNEVEIISNLKHRNLVPLRGCCVVDGYEEYDERGSQRYLVYDYMPNGNLDDYLFPSGTGGMGKTPLTWPQRKSIILDVAKGLAYLHYGVKPAIYHRDIKATNILLDADMRARVADFGLAKQIKEGQSHLTTRVAGTHGYLAPEYALYGQLTEKSDVYSFGVVVLEIMSGRKALDLSSGSPRAFLITDWAWSLVKAGKVGEALEASLSNNDDSVNSNPKSIMERFVMVGILCAHVMVALRPTILDALKMLEGDIEVPAIPDRPTPLGHPSFSGNGNNFSISPALSGPRLNSKDMLRFARES; this is translated from the exons ATGAAGAATCTTGTTGCTAATTCTGGGCTGTTGCTTCTTTCATTCTTATTATGTTCTGTCTCTTTATTAACCTCAGCAGATTCAAACACCTCCGCTACATGTCCAATGGATCTTAGCTATGTCCTAAGAATCCCATGGAACCAATCCCTTTGCCAAAAGTTAAAGCCCGCAGAAACCATAAACGTCACATCTGCCGAAAACATAACCATGACAGCCTCGTGTTGTCAAACCCTCTTGTCCCTCTTTGCCATAGGCCTTGCCCAACGCCTCAAAGAAACCTCACTTTTCAACCTCCCTGACCTCCCAACTTCCATTTCTTGTCTCAATGATTTACAATCCAATATCACCGCACTTTCACTCCCCACCACACTTGTCTCCTCTTGCCTCGATCCTCTTCAGTTTGTGATTTCACCAAACGTATGTGCCCACATAGAGACTACCAAAGATTGGGTCAATAAACTTGGACCCACTACTGCTTTGGACTCAGGTTGCAAGTCTGACCTCACTGATCTCACTTCCTGTGCTGCTTGTGTCTCAGCTGGGTACCAGGTTCAGAAAGAATTGATTGCTATAGATGGTAATACCTCTCAGCCTAAAGCTCTTGATTGCTTTTACTTGGCTGTTCTTTATGCTGCTGGTATTGTTAATGAATATGGACCTGAGAGTTATGGTGTTTTGACATGTCCTCTTGGTTTAGAACTTAATTCAGAAGAGGGTTCGGGGGGTAAGGGTCATTCGGGGCTTGTTTTTGGGTTAACAGGAGCTGGGGTTGCTGTTGCGgttatgttttgtttgttgGGGATGTATTTTTGGTATGATAGGAGGTGGAGGAGGAAGAAGGGTGAGGGGTCTAATTTGAGGTACGGTCATGATTTGGAGGAACAAGGGTCTAAGTTAAGAGTGAGGCCAAATACCGGGTCAATCTGGTACAAAATTGAGGAGCTTGAGAAGGCGACTGATAATTTTTCGCAGAAGAATTTTATTGGACAAGGTGGATTTGGAATGGTTTTTAAAGGGGCCTTAGTGGATGGGACTGTGGTTGCAGTGAAGAAGGTTGTGGAGTCTGATTTTCAAGGAGATGCTGAGTTTTGCAATGAGGTTGAGATTATTAGCAATTTGAAGCACCGGAATCTTGTTCCACTTAGAGGGTGTTGTGTGGTTGATGGGTACGAGGAGTATGATGAGAGGGGAAGTCAAAGGTACCTTGTATACGATTACATGCctaatggcaatcttgatgACTATTTGTTTCCGTCGGGCACAGGTGGAATGGGGAAGACACCATTGACATGGCCTCAAAGGAAAAGCATAATCTTGGATGTTGCCAAGGGGTTGGCTTATTTGCACTATGGAGTGAAGCCTGCAATATATCATAGAGATATCAAGGCCACAAATATACTTTTGGATGCAGATATGAGAGCAAGAGTGGCAGATTTTGGGCTTGCAAAGCAGATCAAGGAGGGTCAGTCTCATCTCACAACCAGAGTGGCTGGAACACACGGGTACTTGGCCCCAGAATATGCACTTTATGGACAGCTGACTGAGAAGagtgatgtttatagttttgggGTGGTAGTTTTGGAGATAATGAGTGGGAGAAAAGCTCTTGATTTGTCATCAGGATCACCGCGTGCGTTTCTGATAACAGATTGGGCTTGGTCTTTGGTAAAAGCTGGAAAAGTGGGAGAGGCTTTAGAAGCTTCTCTGTCAAACAATGACGATTCTGTGAATTCGAATCCGAAGAGCATAATGGAGAGATTTGTGATGGTTGGAATTTTGTGTGCTCATGTGATGGTTGCTTTGAGGCCAACCATTTTGGATGCACTTAAAATGTTGGAAGGAGATATTGAGGTTCCGGCAATTCCAGATAGGCCAACGCCTCTCGGGCATCCATCGTTTTCTGGCAATGGTAATAATTTCAGCATATCACCAGCACTAAGTGGGCCACGATTAAATAGCAAAGACATGCTCAG GTTTGCCAGAGAGAGTTGA
- the LOC142618017 gene encoding UDP-glucose:glycoprotein glucosyltransferase, whose protein sequence is MGTLRCRSGLWVLILMVVLLGLCEIGSVCAQNRRPKNVQVAVRAKWSGTPLLLEAGELLSKEWKDLFWDFIEVWLHTEDSLDSSTAKGCLKKILEHGHSLLSKPLASLFEFSLMMRSSSPRLVLYQQLAEESLSSFPLADEGISNNVGAEALDTNAKLENKKSDPLLVGVNPKSPGGKCCWVDTGGSLFFDVSEMLLWLRNPTEPAGDSFQQPELFDFDHIHFDSSAGSPVAILYGALGTDCFKKFHVTLVEAAKEGKVKYVVRPVLPSGCETKTGHCGAVGTRDSLNLGGYGVELALKNMEYKAMDDSAVKKGVTLEDPRTEDLSQEVRGFIFSKILERKPELTSEIMAFRDYLLSSTVSDTLDVWELKDLGHQTAQRIVHASDPLQSMQEISQNFPSIVSSLSRMKLNDSVKDEITGNQRMIPPGKSLMALNGALINIEDIDLYLLLDMVHQDLLLADQYSKLKIPHTTIRKLLSSLPPQESSMFRVDFRSTHVHYLNNLEEDAMYKRWRNNLNEILMPVFPGQLRYIRKNLYHAVYVLDPATVCGLESIDTITSLYENNFPVRFGVILYSTKFVKHMELTGGGIYSSAKENDSQNEDDISSLIIRLFIYIKENHGVKTAFQFLGNVNKLWIEGDGSLDDVPEMHHVEGAFVETVLPKVKSPPQDILLKLEREQTFKELSQEGSMFVFKLGLAKLQCCLLMNGLVFDSNQDALLNAMNDELPRIQEQVYYGHINSRTDVLDKFLSENGISRYNPQIIANGKPRFMSLSTSILGGESVLNDINYLHSPETINDLKPVTHLLAVDVATKKGMKLLHEGLRYLIEGSKGARVGMLFSANQDADLYSLFFVNVFEITASSFSHKKNALNFLDHFCSFYEQKYIFASSKAAENTQAFLDTVYELAEANGLPSNTFKSALTEVSIDQLRKHLNKVSHFLYKQLGQGFGVNAVITNGRVMFPIDESTFLSHDLHLLESVELKQRIKHIMEIVEEVNWQDIDPDTITSKFISDAIMVVSSSMAMRDRSSESARFEVLNAEYSAVVFDNENSTIHIDAVVDPLSPSGQKLSSILRVLQKYIQPSMRIVLNPLSSLVDLPLKNYYRYVVPTMDDFSSTDYTINGPKAFFANMPLSKTLTMNLDVPEPWLVEPVIAVHDLDNILLENLGDTRTLQAVFDLEALVLTGHCSEKDHDPPRGLQLILGTKSTPHLVDTIVMANLGYWQMKVSPGVWYLQLAPGRSSELYVLKDDGDGSQENQFSKRITISDLRGKVVHLEVVKKKGKEHDKLLVPDDDDNSEDKKGNGWNSNFLKWASGFIGGSEQSKKSESTSVEQGKGGRHGKTINIFSIASGHLYERFLKIMILSVLKNTRRPVKFWFIKNYLSPQFKDVIPHMAEEYGFDYELITYKWPTWLHKQKEKQRIIWAYKILFLDVIFPISLEKVIFVDADQIVRADMGELYDMDIKGRPLAYTPFCDNNKDMDGYRFWRQGFWKEHLRGRPYHISALYVVDLKKFRETAAGDNLRVFYESLSKDPNSLSNLDQDLPNYAQHTVPIFSLPQEWLWCESWCGNATKSKAKTIDLCNNPMTKEPKLQGARRIVSEWPDLDSEARGFTAKFLGDEVELQEPSPNQSQTSTSKTFSEVDLESKAESSSKVDLESKEESSSEVDLESKAEL, encoded by the exons atgggGACTCTTCGTTGTAGATCTGGGTTATGGGTTTTGATCCTTATGGTTGTTCTTCTGGGACTGTGTGAGATTGGCTCGGTTTGTGCTCAGAATCGAAGACCCAAAAACGTTCAAGTCGCGGTTCGGGCCAAGTGGTCTGGTACTCCTCTGCTTTTGGAAGCTGG tgaattattatctaaagaATGGAAAGACCTTTTTTGGGACTTCATTGAGGTCTGGCTTCATACTGAGGACAGCCTTGATTCTTCTACAGCGAAAGGCTGCCTTAAGAAGATATTAGAACATGGGCACTCTCTATTAAGCAAACCATTGGCATCATTATTTGAATTCTCTCTTATGATGAGATCATCATCACCTAGATTGGTGCTTTATCAGCAACTAGCGGAGGagtctctttcttcttttccacTGGCTGATGAGGGTATCTCAAACAATGTCGGGGCGGAAGCTTTAGACACAAATGCAAAACTGGagaataaaaaatcagatcCCTTGCTTGTTGGTGTAAACCCGAAGAGCCCTGGTGGAAAATGTTGTTGGGTGGATACTGGTGGGTCTCTGTTCTTTGATGTTTCAGAAATGTTATTGTGGCTTCGTAATCCTACTGAACC TGCTGGAGATTCATTTCAGCAGCCTGAgctatttgattttgatcacaTCCATTTTGATTCAAGTGCTGGAAGCCCAGTTGCCATCCTTTATGGTGCTCTTGGAACTGATTGCTTCAAGAAATTTCATGTCACACTAGTTGAAGCAGCCAAAGAG GGAAAAGTAAAGTACGTTGTAAGACCTGTTTTACCTTCTGGCTGTGAAACAAAAACTGGCCATTGTGGTGCTGTTGGTACAAGAGATTCCTTGAACTTGGGCGGTTATGGTGTAGAACTTGCTTTGAAGAATATGGAATATAAGGCTATGGATGATAGTGCAGTAAAGAAAG GTGTCACTCTAGAGGATCCTCGGACTGAAGATCTCAGCCAAGAAGTTAGAGGGTTCATATTCTCTAAAATTCTG GAACGCAAACCTGAACTAACGTCTGAGATAATGGCTTTCAGGGATTATCTATTGTCATCAACAGTATCAGATACTCTTGATGTTTGGGAACTGAAGG ATTTAGGACATCAAACTGCCCAGAGAATAGTTCATGCCTCTGATCCTCTGCAGTCAATGCAGGAGATTAGTCAAAATTTTCCAAGCATTGTTTCTTCCTTATCTCGCATGAAG CTCAATGATTCTGTTAAGGATGAAATTACTGGAAACCAGCGAATGATCCCACCTGGCAAGTCCTTAATGGCTCTCAATGGTGCTTTGATCAATATTGAAGATATTGACCTCTATCT GTTGCTTGACATGGTCCATCAGGATTTATTGTTGGCTGATCAATATTCAAAGTTGAAg ATTCCTCATACCACCATTCGGAAACTCCTATCATCTTTGCCTCCTCAAGAGTCCAGTATGTTCCGTGTTGATTTTCGTTCAACGCATGTTCATTATCTCAATAACTTGGAGGAAGATGCTATGTATAAGCGATGGCGGAACAATCTAAATGAG ATTTTAATGCCAGTATTCCCTGGACAACTACGTTATATACGTAAGAACCTTTACCATGCAGTTTATGTTCTTGATCCAGCTACTGTTTGCGGTCTTGAG TCAATTGACACGATTACATCTCTATATGAGAATAATTTTCCTGTGAGATTTGGGGTTATATTGTATTCTACAAAGTTTGTCAAGCATATGGAATTGACCGGTGGTGGGATTTATTCCTCTGCAAAGGAGAATGACAGTCAAAATGAGGACGACATATCTAGTTTG ATAATACGTCTCTTTATTTATATCAAGGAGAACCATGGAGTTAAAACAGCTTTCCAGTTTTTGGGCAAT GTCAATAAGTTATGGATTGAGGGAGATGGTTCTTTAGATGATGTGCCTGAAATGCACCATGTTGAAGGGGCATTTGTAGAAACAGTATT ACCAAAGGTAAAATCTCCTCCTCAAGATATATTACTAAAGCTGGAGAGGGAGCAAACCTTTAAGGAACTGTCACAAGAGGGCTCCATGTTTGTTTTCAAGTTGGGTCTTGCTAAGCTGCAGTGCTGCCTTTTGATGAATGGACTTGTCTTTGATTCTAATCAG GATGCTCTTCTAAATGCCATGAATGATGAGCTTCCCAGAATACAGGAACAAGTTTATTATGGGCATATAAATTCTCGCACTGATGTGCTGGACAAATTCCTATCAGAAAATGGTATTAGTCGCTATAATCCACAG ATTATTGCTAATGGCAAGCCAAGGTTCATGTCTCTGTCTACATCCATTCTTGGAGGAGAATCTGTGTTAAATGATATTAACTATTTGCATTCTCCTGAAA CTATCAATGATTTGAAGCCCGTGACACATCTTCTTGCTGTTGATGTTGCAACAAAGAAAGGAATGAAGTTGCTACATGAAGGCCTACGCTACCTG ATCGAAGGTTCTAAAGGTGCTCGAGTAGGCATGCTATTTAGTGCGAATCAGGATGCTGATTTATATAGTCTCTTTTTTGTGAATGTGTTTGAAATCACTGCATCCTCATTTAG TCATAAGAAGAATGCATTGAACTTTTTGGATCACTTTTGCTCATTCTATGAGCAAAAGTACATCTTTGCATCTTCCAAAGCAGCTGAAAACACACAAGCATTTCTGGATACGGTCTATGAGCTTGCTGAGGCCAATGGTTTACCGTCCAACACTTTTAAATCTGCTCTTACTGAAGTTTCAATCGACCAATTGAGAAAACACTTAAATAAG GTGTCACATTTTTTGTATAAGCAACTTGGACAGGGATTTGGTGTAAATGCAGTCATTACTAATGGAAGG GTTATGTTTCCCATTGATGAAAGCACCTTTTTGAGCCATGATCTACATCTTCTAGAGTCTGTGGAGCTTAAGCAGAGAATAAAGCACATTATGGAAATTGTTGAAGAAGTAAATTGGCAGGACATAGATCCTGACACTATTACAAG CAAATTCATTAGTGATGCTATTATGGTCGTGTCATCTTCAATGGCTATGAGAGATCGAAGTTCTGAAAGTGCGCGTTTTGAGGTTTTGAATGCCGAATACAG TGCTGTTGTTTTTGATAATGAAAATTCAACTATTCATATCGATGCGGTTGTTGATCCTTTAAGTCCATCTGGCCAGAAGTTGTCTTCAATTCTTAGGGTTCTGCAGAAATACATTCAGCCTAGCATGAGGATTGTACTAAATCCATTG AGCTCGCTTGTTGATCTTCCTCTCAAGAATTACTACAGATATGTAGTACCAACTATG GATGATTTCAGCAGTACTGACTATACAATAAATGGCCCTAAAGCATTTTTTGCTAACATGCCATTGTCCAAAACCCTCACCATGAACCTTGATGTTCCTGAGCCTTGGCTTGTTGAGCCTGTTATTGCTGT CCATGACCTGGATAATATTTTGCTTGAAAACCTCGGTGACACAAGGACATTGCAAGCTGTGTTTGATCTTGAAGCTCTTGTCCTCACTG GTCATTGTTCTGAGAAAGATCATGATCCTCCTCGAGGCCTTCAGTTGATTCTTGGAACTAAGAGTACACCCCACTTGGTTGATACTATTGTGATGGCCAATCTGGGTTATTGGCAAATGAAAGTCTCTCCTGGAGTCTGGTATTTGCAACTTGCTCCAGGTAGGAGTTCTGAGCTTTATGTACTGAAGGATGATGGTGATGGAAGTCAGGAGAACCAATTTTCAAAACGTATCACTATTAGTGATTTGCGGGGTAAAGTGGTTCATTTGGAAGTagtgaaaaaaaagggaaaggagCATGACAAATTGCTGGTTCCTGATGATGATGACAATTCAGAAGACAAGAAA ggaaatggCTGGAACTCCAATTTCTTGAAATGGGCTTCTGGATTTATTGGTGGCAGTGAGCAATCAAAAAAGAGTGAGAGCACTTCAGTG GAGCAAGGAAAGGGTGGGCGACAtggaaaaacaattaatattttttctatcGCTTCTGGACACCT GTATGAACGATTTCTGAAAATCATGATTCTAAGTGTCCTAAAGAACACACGTCGTCCAGTTAAATTTTGGTTCATAAAGAACTACCTCTCTCCTCAGTTTAAG GATGTGATTCCACATATGGCAGAAGAATATGGTTTTGATTATGAGCTAATCACCTACAAGTGGCCCACATGGTTGCATAAGCAGAAAGAGAAGCAGCGAATTATTTGGGCCTATAAGATCTTGTTCCTTGATGTTATCTTCCCTATTTCTTTGGAAAAG GTCATTTTTGTTGATGCGGATCAAATTGTCAGGGCAGACATGGGAGAACTCTATGACATGGATATAAAAGGAAGACCTCTTGCTTATACTCCTTTTTGTGACAACAACAAGGATATGGATGGATATCGATTTTGGAGACAA GGTTTCTGGAAAGAGCATTTACGGGGAAGACCGTATCATATCAG TGCTTTATATGTTGTTGATCTGAAGAAATTCCGAGAGACTGCAGCAGGAGATAATCTAAGAGTTTTCTATGAAAGTCTTAGCAAGGATCCCAACAGTTTATCTAATCTGGATCAG GATCTTCCAAACTATGCTCAGCATACAGTACCCATTTTCTCATTACCGCAAGAATGGCTATGGTGTGAGTCATGGTGTGGTAATGCCACAAAATCGAAAGCAAAAACCATCGATCTTTGCAACAACCCCATGACAAAGGAACCGAAGCTTCAG GGTGCCAGAAGAATAGTTTCCGAGTGGCCTGATCTTGACTCGGAAGCAAGAGGATTCACTGCAAAATTCTTAGGTGATGAAGTGGAACTCCAAGAGCCATCTCCTAACCAATCGCAGACTTCTACAAGTAAAACTTTTTCTGAGGTAGACTTAGAATCAAAGGCAGAGAGTTCTTCCAAGGTAGACTTGGAATCAAAAGAAGAGAGTTCTTCTGAGGTTGACTTGGAATCAAAGGCGGAGTTGTGA
- the LOC142622288 gene encoding mediator of RNA polymerase II transcription subunit 31-like isoform X2, producing the protein MSSESEDTAISTSPRSLYKDPDDGRQRFLLELEFVQCLANPTYIHYLAQNRYFEDEAFIGYLRYLQYWQRPEYAKFIMYPHCLYFLELLQNANFRNSMAHPGNKELVHRQQFYFWKNFKNNRLKHIVSKSQLQAAAATPASVSPPSTPPTTIAVTAPIDPPESSIAVTSSATATVQEISSGVDR; encoded by the exons GGACACAGCTATTTCAACCTC GCCAAGAAGCTTGTATAAAGATCCTGATGATGGGAGGCAGAGATTTTTGCTTGAACTTGAATTTGTCCAGTGTCTAGCTAATCCTACTTACATACACT ATTTGGCTCAAAATCGCTATTTTGAGGATGAAGCTTTTATTGGCTACTTGAGATACCTTCAGTACTGGCAACGACCAGAGTATGCAAAATTTATAAT GTATCCACATTGCCTGTACTTTCTCGAACTTCTCCAAAATGCAAACTTCCGCAATTCAATGGCACATCCAGGCAACAAG GAGTTGGTGCATAGGCAGCAATTCTACTTCTGGAAGAACTTTAAGAACAACAGGCTGAAACACATTGTATCAAAGTCTCAACTTCAAGCTGCTGCTGCAACTCCAGCTTCTGTTTCTCCACCATCCACACCACCTACAACCATTGCTGTTACTGCTCCTATTGATCCTCCTGAATCATCCATTGCTGTTACATCCAGCGCAACTGCTACGGTACAGGAGATAAGTAGTGGGGTGGATAGATAG